Genomic window (Sporocytophaga myxococcoides):
TTTTGAAGGTATTATAAAGGCCGTAGAATATATCTGAAAGGTTAAAGTTGATCTTTTCGAATTCAATTTTCCCGGCATTGATTTTAGAGAAATCCAGAATTTCATTGATTATGACCATCAGATTATCAGATGACTGACGGATGGCCTTCAGATAGCTCTCCTGTTTGGGTGCGAGTGGAGTATTAAGAATCAGATTGGTCATTCCAATGATAGCATTCATTGGGGTCCTTATTTCATGACTCATATTGGCCAGGAATTGTTCTTCCCTTTTCTTGGCCTGTTCCGCTTTTACAATAAATCTATTCAACACAATTTCGGTCCTGATTCTTTTTCCAATATCACTGTTAAGCAATATCAATACCCAGGCCAGGAAAGACAATGCGATCACATTTCCGATAATAATAAAAATCAAAGCATAGCCTGACTTTGAATCAACTTCATCCGATTGCAAATCATATCTGTCTATTTCTTCAGTTTTTATCTTGACAATCAAGTTATGCAACTGCCCGAGTAAATCCCTGCCCGCTCCTGACTTCAATTCCGCTATTGCTTCTTTCTGACCTTTTTCATTTTTCAGAAGAATGGTATGATCCGCAAGTTTAACCTTTCGATCAATCAGATCATTAAGTTCTTCCAGTCTTTTCTGATTCTTATATTTTTTAGAAAATGATGAAATTTCTTCGGCGATAAGTAAACGTGCATGTTTATAAGACTCCAGATAAGTACTATCACCAATAATTACATAACCTTGATGACCGGTTTCTATATCTCTGATGTAAAATTGAATATTTTCCAGCGACTCCTGGCTTTTTCGAGCTTTAACCTCATTTCTTCTTACATCACGAAAACTATGAAGGCTGTAATAGGAGAAAATTCCTGTTGCGTTAAGTACTATAAGGACAATACAAAACCCCAAACTTATATTCTTATTCAGATTCCATTTCATACTAAATGGGCAATTATTTTTATTCTAAACTTTTAAATATAAGTATTTTAATCGGGTGAGCAAAAAGGGATTCAAGGAATATTAATGCACAATAAAATCAACTCAACAGCTTAATGAAGAAGCAATTACAATAACAATTCAAGCATAAATCGATTTAAGTCAAGGAATCAGTTCTGCCAGTTGCCCTACTTTTAGCAAAGCCAGATCTGATTTATTCTTTACATGAAATGCGAAGACATCAAAAGTAGGATTGCCATTTTTATCAGTAGTTCTTGGCTGAGATATAAAAGGCTTAATTGGAACACCTCCAAATGTTGATTCTTCAGTTAAAGAAAAATCAACATTACCATCCATTGATTTAGCAAAAACAAATTTTGATTTTCTGTTTAAATTTCCAATATATAGTATCTCGAAAATCATTTTTCTCTCAATTCAACTGATCTTCCATCGGGATCTTTCACAACAGCAGAATATCCCCATTCATTATTTGCGGGCTCTGATACAATCTTATTATTATCATCCTTTAAAATCTTTATGATTTCATCAAGATTAGTCACTGTAAATCCAATTCTGGTCGTTTTATCAGCAATCTCCATAGACTTAGGCAAAGGATAGATTTCCATCAATAATCTTCCAATTGAACATGAAAAATGAACTGGCCCATTTCCATGTTTTTCTTCCTGAAAAGAAAGGCCAAGAGTAGTATAAAAATTTAGTAAGTCCTGAAGCTGCCTTGTCTTCAGTACTAGTAACGATAACTCTGGATGCATTGATATAATTTAATTGAATATTTCATACTTCTATCCCCGTCCTTTAATGAAGTTATTTTACCTTCAGACTGAAGAAACTTTAAATTTCTTTCTTCATTTCTTTTTTGCTTTATCATTTAAAAGCATTTCGAGTTTTTTCAATTTCTTTTTCCAGAAAACGTCAAAGAAATTAATCCACTCTTGCACTTCCACAAATCCTTCCTGATTCAGTACGCAATATCTTTCTCTACCTATGTCTTCTATAGAAATAAACCCGGCTGCATTTAATATTTTAACATGTTTGGAAACAGCAGGTCTGCTCATTTCAAAATTTTCAGCAAGTGCATTGATAGACAAACTATCTTTTGAAAGCAATTGAAGAATGTACCTTCTGCTCGGATCTGCCAAAGCATAAAACGGATCTAATGATTGTTGTTGTGATTTCATTTCTGAAAGGAACCAATTAATAACGAAAACCTTTTCATCACTTTTGCTTTCCAGCCAATGTTCATGAAGAAATAAGCCAGATAATTTTTCATTCCTTTAAAACCTTTATGTTCTAAAACCAAATCCGTGCCGCCATCCCTTGGTGTTAATGTCCAGCTAACTACGGAATCCAGAGTAATTTCTCCTTTGGAACCTCCTTTCCAGGAGTAAGAAAGTTTTGTGTAGGGGTCCACTTCCAATACTTCACAGTATATAATACCATCAAATTTAACTTTTACTTTAGGCTTGGTAGTGAACTGAAACTTATGACCAACAACAGGTTTAAAGTCGTTCTCCATTAACCATTGAGCAATTAGATCCGGGTCTGTAAGAAATCTCCATACTGTTTCAGGTGAATGGTTAAAAAACCATTGATGTCTGATATCTCTTCGCATAATATGTAACCAATAAGTTACACAAATATATGTAACTTATTGGTTACACAAAATAAAAAAACTATATTTAAAAAAATTATTCTTCCATTTTACTACTGAAAATCAGGAAAATCTTCTATTTCAGCAAGACATTCAAAGAGCTCAGTGCCTGAAATCAGAAACGAATAGAGCTAAAATAAGTCCACAAAATGAATAATAGCTGAAGCGGCACTCTGAACCATAAATAAGTCATTCCCGGACCGTCAAATGTTCCTTTCTGATAATCGACATGTTTAAAAGCTGCATAAATATTGGCAGGAAGCAATAAAAGAAAAAATACGATCAGAAGCCATCCGATAATATGTCTTAACCCCGGTATTAATAATCCCAGAGCTGCAGCAATCTCAATCAATCCTGTAAGATAAATTGTCTCTGTTTTAAATGGCACAAAATCCGGAAGCATCATAGACATTCCTTTCGTAAATACAAAGTGACCAACGGCAGTAAAGGCCAGCATTGCAGCCATAGCCATTCTTCCTGCCAACGGAATATTTGTAACTCCATTAATCAATCTTATAGCGGCAATAGATATTAAAAAGACCGAAAGCAATACTATCAGAGGTTTCATAGATTTTTTTTTTTTGTAAAGGTCAAAAAATAATATTTTCAGCACAATGAACCTGGGTTAAGAAATGCGTTTTCTGATCCTGCTGAGTGCCTGTGGAGTGATACCAATATAGGAAGCAATGTACTTTAATGGGATCTGCTGAATCAAATGAGGCTGCTCTGTAAACAACTTCAGATACCTTTCTTCAGGAGATTCATTTAAAAATGAAAGTTCTCTCTTGGCCTTTTTTTGAAATAAATCTTCACTAGCAAACCTTCCGATTTTATTTCCTGCTTCAGTCTCTGAATATATGATCTGAAGATCCTGATAGGTCAGGCGCCAGAGAATTGTTTCCGTTATTGTTTCCACCTTATAACCAGAAGGTTTACGGGACAGAAAGGAATCGTAAGCACTAACAAACCCATTATGAAAGGAAAATGAAAAGGTCAGATCATTATCTTCCTTCGGTATATAAAACCTTACAATTCCTTTTTCTATAAAAGACAAGTAATTTTCAGTATGTCCCGTCTCTAATAATACGGCTTTGGGAGCGAATTCCTGCCTTAATAGCTTTGAGGAAAATATTTCCCAATCCTCGTCGCTCAATGTTACAGATTTTTCAAACAGATTCCTGATAAGGTCCATTGAATAAAATTATTTCTTCCTGATATATTAATCTGATAATATTGAAATACATTCTTAAATATTCCCCTTCAGCATTTATAGTTGCCTTGTCAAAACCATATGTTTAGCCTGAATCCCGTTTTCATAAATTGATTCCGGGTAGTTATTTATAAAAAAATCTTTTTTAATTTCTGTGATTTCAAAACCATGTTTCTGATACAAATAAAGCTGTCCGACGCTTGAATTTGCAGTTCCGATGCAAATACTTTTTTGTTTATTATGAACAGCGGTATTGATCGCATTTTCTATCAGATAGCTACCAAGTCCTTTTCCTTGAAATTCTGGTCTTACAGCAACATTTTTAATTTCTACCGCATCTGGTGTCAATGGAAACAGTGCTATAACACCTACAGCTTCTTCATTTTGTCTTGCAATATAGATATCTGATAACTTTATATATTGCTCAATCAAATCTTTTGAAGGATCTGCAAGCAATAAAAGGTCGTAAGGGATTATGGCGTTTTTGTCGAGTTTTTGAAATATTAAATTGAGTCTGTTTCCTGCCATTTCAATCTTTGCGAA
Coding sequences:
- a CDS encoding VOC family protein — encoded protein: MHPELSLLVLKTRQLQDLLNFYTTLGLSFQEEKHGNGPVHFSCSIGRLLMEIYPLPKSMEIADKTTRIGFTVTNLDEIIKILKDDNNKIVSEPANNEWGYSAVVKDPDGRSVELREK
- a CDS encoding ArsR/SmtB family transcription factor, whose amino-acid sequence is MKSQQQSLDPFYALADPSRRYILQLLSKDSLSINALAENFEMSRPAVSKHVKILNAAGFISIEDIGRERYCVLNQEGFVEVQEWINFFDVFWKKKLKKLEMLLNDKAKKK
- a CDS encoding SRPBCC family protein, producing the protein MRRDIRHQWFFNHSPETVWRFLTDPDLIAQWLMENDFKPVVGHKFQFTTKPKVKVKFDGIIYCEVLEVDPYTKLSYSWKGGSKGEITLDSVVSWTLTPRDGGTDLVLEHKGFKGMKNYLAYFFMNIGWKAKVMKRFSLLIGSFQK
- a CDS encoding DoxX family protein, with the protein product MKPLIVLLSVFLISIAAIRLINGVTNIPLAGRMAMAAMLAFTAVGHFVFTKGMSMMLPDFVPFKTETIYLTGLIEIAAALGLLIPGLRHIIGWLLIVFFLLLLPANIYAAFKHVDYQKGTFDGPGMTYLWFRVPLQLLFILWTYFSSIRF
- a CDS encoding Crp/Fnr family transcriptional regulator encodes the protein MDLIRNLFEKSVTLSDEDWEIFSSKLLRQEFAPKAVLLETGHTENYLSFIEKGIVRFYIPKEDNDLTFSFSFHNGFVSAYDSFLSRKPSGYKVETITETILWRLTYQDLQIIYSETEAGNKIGRFASEDLFQKKAKRELSFLNESPEERYLKLFTEQPHLIQQIPLKYIASYIGITPQALSRIRKRIS
- a CDS encoding GNAT family N-acetyltransferase, translated to MRKVFNIGIMDDKFAKIEMAGNRLNLIFQKLDKNAIIPYDLLLLADPSKDLIEQYIKLSDIYIARQNEEAVGVIALFPLTPDAVEIKNVAVRPEFQGKGLGSYLIENAINTAVHNKQKSICIGTANSSVGQLYLYQKHGFEITEIKKDFFINNYPESIYENGIQAKHMVLTRQL